A genomic region of Yoonia rosea contains the following coding sequences:
- a CDS encoding glycosyltransferase: MSPNVLLIGAPRSGTTFLFSALAMHPDIFAPNVKEPHYHLAHRWPLGGPEHEAFTTPLSEYLAGQRSEVWGGLMTDATDYAALYADAGNTRWRLEATPNYFAEGAWMAQRLNEHLEPDARVIVVLRDPIARTVSHYNHFVKLGWETRAFADALAATEERLAAGWAPTWDYLKYSAYAKPLAEWRTVFNDRLRVVSFEDMTWQPQAVVQDLHRWLGLTPSDDLGAANFNAAPAADQGSLQAARQSVKLTGRLDLEQEEAIVAAAHDPRFAQPLVTIGMPVLNGAESIRESLESLLSQTYTNLRIVVCDNASTDDTARIVRDLAVQDPRIELRSFSERSDIRTSYERAFATAAGDYFMFAPCDDRWAPEFIARAVQQMQVNRHASVCCGRIEMLENGHRIGRSEGVHDIIGPAGRRWRDALVNTFDASRIYGLLRVSALPDLIPATAPEGWDHYVTAKLALRGDIITIDSTAMYRDRTSDDSYLGHIERQEPTFWKRVFYLRHVRRLFVQDQEFKTGNLGAQLTLLAYMLIYSYLPLKERPKLYERFRKTGRMLARWGRNISV; encoded by the coding sequence ATGTCGCCCAATGTCCTCTTGATAGGGGCGCCCAGATCAGGGACGACATTTCTGTTCTCCGCCCTTGCCATGCACCCCGACATTTTTGCACCAAATGTCAAAGAGCCGCACTATCATTTGGCGCACAGATGGCCATTGGGTGGCCCTGAACATGAGGCCTTCACGACTCCGCTCTCGGAGTATCTCGCTGGTCAGCGGTCGGAGGTTTGGGGTGGCTTGATGACCGATGCTACAGACTACGCAGCGCTTTATGCGGACGCTGGAAACACCCGATGGCGTTTAGAGGCGACACCGAACTACTTTGCCGAAGGCGCTTGGATGGCGCAGCGTTTGAATGAGCATCTTGAGCCCGATGCGCGTGTGATTGTTGTCTTGCGCGACCCCATTGCGCGGACCGTCTCGCACTACAATCATTTTGTGAAACTCGGGTGGGAAACGCGCGCATTTGCAGACGCGCTTGCTGCGACCGAAGAAAGGCTTGCAGCAGGCTGGGCACCGACATGGGACTATCTCAAATACTCCGCTTATGCAAAGCCGCTCGCCGAATGGCGGACTGTGTTCAACGACCGCCTGCGCGTCGTGTCCTTCGAAGATATGACATGGCAGCCGCAAGCTGTTGTTCAGGACCTGCATCGCTGGTTGGGTCTGACGCCATCCGACGACCTCGGCGCTGCCAACTTCAACGCAGCGCCTGCAGCCGATCAGGGGTCTTTGCAGGCAGCGCGCCAGTCTGTGAAATTGACAGGCCGGCTCGATCTGGAACAGGAAGAGGCAATCGTTGCTGCGGCTCATGACCCGCGCTTTGCGCAACCGCTGGTGACCATTGGCATGCCGGTTCTGAATGGGGCCGAATCCATCCGTGAATCGCTTGAAAGCCTGCTTTCACAGACATACACGAACCTTCGGATTGTGGTGTGTGACAACGCCAGTACCGATGACACAGCACGCATCGTCAGGGACCTAGCCGTTCAGGACCCGCGCATAGAGCTAAGGTCGTTTTCAGAACGAAGCGATATTCGCACCAGCTATGAACGCGCCTTTGCGACGGCCGCCGGCGACTATTTCATGTTTGCGCCCTGCGACGATCGCTGGGCACCCGAGTTTATCGCGCGCGCCGTCCAACAAATGCAAGTGAACCGTCACGCGTCGGTCTGCTGTGGCCGGATAGAGATGCTGGAGAATGGCCATCGCATTGGCCGAAGCGAAGGGGTGCACGACATTATAGGCCCTGCAGGGCGGCGCTGGCGCGACGCTTTGGTCAACACCTTTGACGCGTCGCGGATTTACGGTTTGTTGCGAGTGTCCGCGCTGCCCGATTTGATCCCGGCTACCGCGCCGGAAGGGTGGGATCACTACGTGACAGCAAAACTTGCATTACGTGGTGACATCATCACGATCGACAGTACCGCCATGTATCGGGACCGAACTTCCGACGATTCTTATCTAGGCCACATTGAAAGACAGGAACCAACGTTTTGGAAGCGGGTCTTTTACCTGCGGCACGTGCGACGCTTGTTCGTGCAGGATCAGGAATTCAAGACTGGGAATCTCGGGGCGCAGCTCACGTTGCTGGCCTATATGCTGATTTACAGCTACTTGCCCTTGAAGGAGCGTCCAAAACTGTACGAACGGTTCAGAAAGACGGGTCGAATGCTCGCACGTTGGGGGCGCAATATTTCGGTGTAA
- a CDS encoding nucleotidyltransferase family protein — protein MQTGVILAGGKSERFGGSGALPKPVVLLAGRPMLLHVAASLVRAGCERIIVLTGANHTRMRDALNMTRDIGRFSTDETSDIPFTLRYSGDEAGTGGRLAHVTEDEFGDGALVSYTDVFTDFDLAALRTHRARHAATMSMLAVNPLQPWGELALTGDTVTAFNEKPVALDRWINGGFFSADARLLASIRADSDSLERDVMRRLVAQETVVAQRHTGWWASVNTAKELRQVEDSPYGAFLNRTDPSIV, from the coding sequence ATGCAAACCGGAGTCATCTTGGCTGGGGGCAAAAGCGAACGGTTCGGTGGGTCGGGTGCTTTGCCAAAACCTGTCGTATTGCTGGCTGGGCGGCCGATGTTGCTGCATGTCGCGGCATCGCTCGTCCGCGCAGGATGTGAGCGCATTATTGTCCTGACGGGTGCCAACCATACGCGCATGCGTGATGCACTGAATATGACGCGTGATATCGGACGCTTTTCCACCGATGAGACCTCCGACATACCGTTCACGCTGCGCTATTCCGGCGATGAAGCTGGGACCGGGGGCAGGCTTGCTCACGTCACTGAAGATGAATTCGGCGATGGTGCGCTTGTCAGCTACACGGACGTGTTCACAGATTTTGATCTAGCCGCATTGCGGACACACAGAGCACGGCACGCGGCGACAATGTCTATGCTTGCGGTCAACCCGCTCCAGCCATGGGGTGAACTCGCTTTGACAGGTGATACGGTTACCGCCTTTAATGAGAAGCCAGTTGCATTGGATCGCTGGATAAACGGGGGATTTTTTTCAGCCGACGCGCGTCTTTTGGCCTCGATCCGTGCTGATAGCGATAGTCTTGAGCGTGACGTGATGAGGCGACTGGTTGCGCAGGAAACGGTCGTCGCGCAGCGTCACACAGGATGGTGGGCATCCGTCAACACTGCAAAGGAGTTACGGCAGGTGGAAGACAGTCCTTACGGGGCCTTCTTGAACAGAACAGATCCATCGATTGTCTGA
- a CDS encoding ABC transporter permease: MIPTVPQPAFAKWCYRAYVTVFFVYLALPLTVVCVFAFNNSVFPSMPWKGFTLAWFFGTEAPFIGVFHERAIIRSIGTSAFVAMWVSGLAVAVGTCNAFLFVRHDFRGKALLYMLMLLPLIIPGVILGISILVFSSSLANALEDATGLWFDGLRPGLILVILGQFSFITTFASLVISARLQKFDPSLEEAALNLGATKWGAIRQITLPFLLPAIVASAVVSILMSFENFNTTLMLVGSDSPLTITMFDKLKQGSTPVLNAVSLLLIMISAALGMMSLLFQTKRR; the protein is encoded by the coding sequence ATGATACCCACTGTTCCACAGCCCGCCTTTGCCAAGTGGTGTTATCGCGCCTATGTCACGGTCTTTTTTGTCTATCTCGCCCTGCCGCTGACGGTTGTTTGTGTGTTTGCATTTAACAACAGTGTCTTCCCGTCAATGCCGTGGAAAGGCTTTACGCTGGCATGGTTCTTTGGGACCGAAGCGCCGTTTATTGGCGTGTTTCATGAACGTGCGATTATACGCTCAATTGGGACATCCGCCTTTGTTGCGATGTGGGTATCCGGCCTGGCCGTGGCCGTCGGGACGTGCAACGCGTTTCTGTTTGTCCGGCATGATTTCCGCGGCAAAGCGCTGCTCTACATGTTGATGCTTCTGCCATTGATCATTCCGGGCGTGATCCTCGGCATCTCAATTCTGGTATTTTCCAGCTCGCTTGCCAATGCACTGGAAGACGCCACAGGGCTGTGGTTTGACGGACTGCGCCCCGGTCTGATCCTTGTCATCCTTGGCCAGTTTTCGTTTATCACGACCTTTGCGTCACTGGTGATCTCGGCGCGTCTGCAAAAATTTGACCCAAGCCTCGAAGAGGCGGCATTGAACCTTGGAGCAACCAAATGGGGTGCAATCCGGCAAATTACGCTGCCATTCTTGCTGCCAGCCATCGTTGCCTCGGCCGTTGTATCGATCCTAATGAGCTTTGAGAACTTTAATACGACGCTCATGCTTGTTGGGTCTGACTCCCCGCTCACCATCACGATGTTTGACAAGCTTAAACAAGGATCGACGCCCGTACTGAACGCAGTGTCATTGCTGTTGATCATGATATCTGCGGCACTTGGAATGATGTCGCTGCTTTTCCAAACCAAGAGGCGATAG
- a CDS encoding ABC transporter permease, with protein MASDTSRLGFYLLLAPILLWLLVLIILPHVGLFIVSISERVGPREYETGFDNYAAFFNEPLYWRTFARTAIMSILATVLTLILGFPIAYYIAKLTRGRTKTTLFLMCMIPFWVSELVRTFGWMILLRETGVISNALQYLGLVDGPVEMLYNDAAIMVGLVYTSILFMVVPLVTTLDSLDDSLIEAGHDLGGTSTSIMREIVIPHAMPGIVSGCIVVFMLSLGNYLTPILLGGKDSLWFTGMIYTQFITRFNWELGSAFGFLLLLLSSLVVFAGLKLSRQSLTETMGRT; from the coding sequence ATGGCTTCTGACACCTCTCGCCTTGGGTTTTATCTGCTGCTTGCCCCGATCCTGCTGTGGCTCTTGGTACTGATTATCCTGCCGCATGTCGGGCTGTTCATTGTCTCAATCAGCGAAAGGGTTGGGCCACGCGAGTACGAAACCGGTTTTGACAATTATGCGGCATTTTTTAACGAGCCACTGTACTGGCGAACGTTTGCACGCACCGCGATCATGTCGATCCTTGCCACTGTCCTGACCCTGATCCTTGGGTTTCCTATTGCCTATTACATTGCAAAACTGACGCGCGGCCGCACAAAAACTACGCTTTTCCTGATGTGCATGATCCCATTCTGGGTGTCCGAGTTGGTGCGCACTTTCGGCTGGATGATCCTGTTGCGCGAAACCGGTGTAATTTCCAACGCCTTGCAATATCTGGGTTTGGTCGATGGGCCGGTCGAGATGTTGTATAACGATGCGGCGATCATGGTGGGGTTGGTCTATACCTCTATTCTGTTCATGGTCGTGCCTTTGGTAACAACGTTGGACAGTCTCGATGATAGCCTGATCGAAGCTGGCCATGATCTGGGGGGGACCAGTACGTCAATCATGCGTGAAATCGTGATCCCCCATGCCATGCCCGGTATCGTATCAGGGTGCATCGTGGTCTTTATGCTGTCACTGGGCAACTATCTGACGCCGATCCTATTGGGCGGGAAAGACAGCTTGTGGTTTACAGGCATGATCTACACACAATTCATCACGCGCTTTAACTGGGAATTGGGGTCGGCATTCGGGTTTTTGCTGCTGTTGCTATCGTCTCTTGTCGTTTTTGCGGGCCTGAAACTGTCGCGCCAGTCGCTGACTGAAACGATGGGACGCACATGA
- a CDS encoding ABC transporter ATP-binding protein, translating to MSVSHPDLVCSDLTKDFDAFRAVDRVSFEVPQGSFFSILGPSGCGKTTLLRMIAGFQSPTSGDLRIKGKSMIGVPPNKRPVSMVFQHLALFPTMNIGDNVGFGLRQRGVAKSEINRRVEQVLERVGLPGVSQRRIDQISGGQKQRVAIARCMVLEPDVLLLDEPLGALDLKLREHMKVELKVLQAAFNTTFVYITHDQSEALVMSDNIAVMNNGKFEQIGSPHDVYHAPETAFVAGFVGDANKIKAKVSAVNGTFLTLISDGGSEMKIEAPANTLRIGDRAQVFLRPEAIELCTTQDGVNVSQAEVTSVLFNGANSSITVKDDSGDLLKIALPQTGSFANLRIGDSVLTRWLPQQARCYRAEET from the coding sequence TTGTCCGTTTCCCACCCTGATCTTGTCTGTAGTGATCTGACGAAAGACTTTGACGCGTTTCGCGCGGTCGATCGTGTCAGCTTTGAAGTTCCACAAGGATCATTCTTTTCCATTCTTGGCCCCTCCGGTTGTGGCAAGACGACCTTGTTGCGCATGATTGCGGGGTTCCAGTCACCCACCAGCGGGGATCTGCGGATCAAGGGCAAATCAATGATAGGCGTGCCCCCAAACAAGCGGCCCGTATCGATGGTGTTCCAGCATCTGGCTTTGTTTCCCACAATGAACATCGGTGACAACGTCGGCTTCGGATTGCGTCAGCGCGGTGTCGCCAAGTCAGAGATCAACAGGCGTGTGGAACAGGTGCTTGAACGTGTCGGACTACCCGGTGTGTCCCAACGGCGGATTGACCAGATATCGGGTGGTCAAAAGCAACGTGTCGCCATTGCACGCTGTATGGTTTTGGAGCCGGATGTCTTGTTGCTGGATGAGCCGCTGGGCGCGCTGGACCTGAAGCTGCGCGAGCACATGAAAGTTGAGCTGAAGGTGCTGCAGGCTGCTTTCAACACAACCTTTGTATACATCACCCATGACCAGTCAGAGGCCCTTGTGATGAGCGACAACATCGCTGTCATGAACAACGGCAAATTCGAGCAGATCGGCAGCCCGCACGATGTTTATCACGCGCCGGAAACGGCTTTTGTTGCCGGCTTTGTTGGTGACGCAAATAAAATCAAAGCAAAGGTTTCTGCCGTGAACGGTACTTTTCTGACCCTCATATCCGATGGTGGATCAGAGATGAAAATCGAAGCCCCTGCCAATACGCTGCGTATCGGGGACCGCGCACAAGTGTTCTTGCGGCCCGAAGCCATCGAACTTTGCACCACCCAAGATGGGGTGAACGTGTCCCAAGCAGAGGTCACATCTGTTTTGTTCAACGGCGCCAACAGCAGCATAACAGTCAAAGATGACTCAGGTGACTTGCTGAAAATTGCTTTGCCCCAAACCGGCAGTTTCGCGAATTTGCGGATTGGCGATAGCGTATTGACCCGGTGGCTCCCCCAACAGGCCCGCTGCTATCGCGCAGAGGAGACTTGA
- a CDS encoding extracellular solute-binding protein gives MKLSMISSIAIVAALTAQVAQAETLRLLTWGGYAPQEVIDLFEAETGHTVEVTTSNNEEMIAKLRATNGGGFDLAQPSQDRIASAQEEFGIYKPIDMSRVDADLFIPSMLSATADNTTYEGDVFGVPHVWGTSGLVVNTAVASNVTDYTDLCDASVAGQVSYRLKRPTLIGFAYSMGLDPFAAYDDTDAYQDILDEVEAMLTACKPNVKTYWDGGDEIKNLLRSGEVVASMAWDTGGWQLNADNADITFVAPEAGALGWIDTFVLPARGRADDAAYDWINFVMRPEIAAMITNTAGNFTAAVDGDAGVNADLKARYQGSFDQAAIDNIKWYPPVPAGLEALEGATLDRINAAN, from the coding sequence ATGAAGCTATCAATGATTTCATCCATCGCCATTGTTGCGGCTTTGACAGCGCAAGTAGCGCAGGCGGAAACGCTGCGGCTTTTGACGTGGGGCGGTTACGCGCCACAAGAGGTGATTGACCTGTTTGAGGCCGAAACGGGGCACACTGTCGAAGTCACGACATCCAACAACGAAGAAATGATCGCAAAGCTACGTGCCACCAATGGTGGCGGCTTTGATCTGGCCCAACCAAGCCAGGACCGGATCGCCAGTGCGCAAGAAGAATTCGGGATCTATAAGCCGATCGATATGTCGCGGGTCGATGCCGATCTGTTCATCCCTTCGATGCTCTCGGCCACGGCTGACAACACCACTTACGAAGGCGATGTTTTCGGCGTGCCGCATGTTTGGGGCACCAGTGGTCTTGTTGTGAACACTGCGGTGGCGAGTAACGTCACGGATTATACGGACCTGTGCGATGCATCTGTTGCTGGTCAGGTTTCATATCGCCTGAAGCGCCCGACGCTGATCGGATTTGCTTACTCCATGGGGCTCGACCCGTTTGCAGCTTATGACGATACCGACGCCTATCAAGATATTTTGGATGAGGTCGAAGCCATGCTGACCGCATGCAAGCCGAATGTAAAAACCTACTGGGACGGTGGCGACGAGATCAAGAACCTGCTGCGTTCAGGCGAAGTTGTCGCCTCAATGGCATGGGATACTGGCGGCTGGCAGTTGAATGCCGATAACGCCGATATCACTTTTGTTGCACCCGAAGCTGGTGCCTTGGGCTGGATTGACACCTTTGTTCTACCTGCACGTGGCCGGGCCGACGATGCCGCCTATGATTGGATCAACTTCGTGATGCGGCCAGAAATTGCAGCGATGATCACCAATACAGCAGGTAACTTTACTGCAGCTGTGGATGGCGATGCAGGTGTGAACGCTGATCTTAAAGCACGCTATCAGGGCAGCTTTGATCAGGCCGCGATTGACAACATCAAATGGTATCCGCCTGTGCCTGCCGGATTGGAAGCACTGGAAGGTGCTACACTCGACCGGATCAACGCGGCAAACTAA
- a CDS encoding iron-containing alcohol dehydrogenase, translating into MSLIANWSYPTAIRFGAGRISEIAGACHSAGIKKPLLVTDRGLADMDITHKTLDLLEAAGLGRAIFADVDPNPNEKNAAAGVQVYNDGGHDGVVAFGGGSGLDLGKLVAFLAGQSRPLWDFEDIGDWWTRADADAIAPIVAVPTTAGTGSEVGRASVITNSETQEKKIIFHPKFLPAVVICDPELTVGMPKHITAGTGLDAFAHCVEAFCSPHYHPMSHGIALEGMRLVKDYLPRAYADGTDLEARAHMMSAAAMGATAFQKGLGAIHALSHPIGAMYHTHHGTTNAVCMPAVLQFNKPAIKDVMAQAANYLGIAGGFDGFCAHVDEMNASLGIPKTLTALGVTDPDIDRIVAGALSDPSTGGNPVEMTKENTRALLLACL; encoded by the coding sequence ATGTCACTGATTGCTAACTGGTCCTACCCGACCGCTATCCGTTTTGGTGCTGGCCGCATTTCCGAGATTGCAGGCGCTTGCCACTCTGCTGGCATCAAGAAGCCTTTGCTGGTCACAGATCGCGGGTTGGCGGATATGGACATTACGCACAAGACTCTGGACCTGCTGGAGGCTGCGGGCCTCGGTCGCGCGATCTTTGCCGATGTGGATCCGAACCCCAACGAAAAGAACGCGGCTGCTGGCGTTCAGGTCTATAATGATGGTGGGCACGACGGTGTTGTGGCCTTTGGCGGCGGGTCCGGTCTTGATCTGGGGAAACTGGTCGCATTTCTTGCGGGTCAGTCGCGCCCTTTGTGGGATTTTGAAGATATCGGCGATTGGTGGACACGCGCGGATGCGGATGCCATCGCCCCGATTGTCGCTGTCCCAACCACCGCTGGGACGGGGTCCGAGGTCGGGCGCGCGTCTGTGATCACCAATTCCGAGACGCAGGAAAAGAAGATCATCTTCCACCCCAAGTTTCTGCCAGCGGTCGTGATTTGCGACCCTGAACTGACGGTTGGTATGCCAAAGCACATCACAGCGGGCACCGGCCTTGATGCCTTCGCCCATTGCGTCGAGGCGTTCTGCTCGCCGCATTACCACCCGATGTCGCACGGCATTGCGCTAGAAGGCATGCGTCTGGTGAAGGACTATCTGCCGCGCGCCTATGCCGACGGGACCGATCTGGAGGCGCGGGCGCATATGATGTCGGCTGCGGCAATGGGGGCCACAGCATTTCAAAAAGGGTTGGGGGCGATCCATGCGCTTTCGCACCCGATTGGCGCGATGTATCACACGCACCACGGCACAACGAATGCGGTCTGCATGCCTGCGGTGTTGCAGTTCAACAAGCCTGCAATAAAAGACGTCATGGCACAGGCCGCCAACTATCTGGGGATCGCAGGTGGTTTTGACGGGTTTTGCGCCCATGTTGACGAAATGAACGCATCACTGGGCATCCCGAAAACGCTGACGGCATTGGGTGTCACTGACCCCGATATCGACCGCATCGTCGCGGGCGCGTTGAGCGACCCCAGCACAGGCGGAAATCCGGTTGAGATGACCAAAGAAAACACCCGTGCACTCTTATTAGCCTGCTTGTAA
- a CDS encoding aldehyde dehydrogenase family protein: protein MIRCVSPIDGSIYAERPVLSAEAAEAAVALANAAQTAWAARPLHERIALVQAGVAHIGAMNDEIVPELAHQMGRPIRYGGEFGGFNERASYMAEIAQDALADIVIEDSDAFRRVIKRVPHGIVLVVAPWNYPYMTAINTVAPALIAGNAVMLKHASQTPLVGERLAQAFHAAGVPEDVFQNVFLDHQTTSDLIAAKFFGFVNFTGSVGGGQAIERAAAGTFTGIGLELGGKDPGYVCDDADLDAAAETLIDGAMFNAGQCCCGIERIYVAEQHFDAFVAKAVAIVSGYKLGNPLDPETTLGPMAHKRFADEVRAQTAEAIADGAKAHIPTFAEDDGGAYLTPQILTNVTHDMRVMREESFGPIVGIMSVKDDAEAIRLMNDSDFGLTASVWTGDAIRAEAIADQIETGTVFMNRADYLDPGLCWTGCKNTGRGGGLSLIGYHNLTRPKSYHLKKA from the coding sequence ATGATTCGGTGTGTGTCCCCTATTGATGGGTCTATTTATGCAGAACGCCCCGTGCTTTCTGCCGAGGCAGCAGAGGCTGCCGTAGCGCTTGCGAATGCCGCCCAAACCGCATGGGCCGCGCGCCCTCTGCACGAGCGGATTGCGCTGGTGCAGGCAGGTGTTGCGCATATCGGTGCGATGAACGATGAAATTGTGCCTGAACTGGCGCATCAGATGGGGCGCCCTATCCGCTACGGTGGCGAATTTGGGGGCTTCAACGAGCGCGCAAGCTACATGGCCGAAATCGCGCAGGACGCTTTGGCCGATATTGTGATCGAGGATAGCGATGCTTTCCGCCGCGTGATCAAACGCGTCCCACATGGCATTGTGCTGGTCGTGGCCCCTTGGAATTACCCCTATATGACTGCAATCAACACGGTTGCACCGGCCCTGATCGCAGGCAACGCTGTAATGCTAAAACATGCCAGCCAAACACCTTTGGTGGGCGAGCGGCTGGCGCAGGCGTTTCATGCGGCGGGCGTGCCGGAAGACGTGTTCCAGAATGTGTTTCTGGACCACCAGACGACCTCTGACCTGATCGCCGCCAAGTTCTTTGGCTTTGTAAACTTCACAGGCTCTGTCGGGGGTGGTCAAGCCATTGAACGGGCCGCAGCAGGGACATTTACCGGTATCGGGCTGGAACTGGGCGGCAAAGACCCCGGCTATGTCTGCGATGATGCGGATCTGGACGCCGCCGCCGAAACGCTGATTGACGGGGCAATGTTCAACGCTGGCCAGTGTTGCTGCGGGATTGAGCGGATTTATGTCGCCGAACAGCACTTTGATGCCTTTGTCGCAAAAGCCGTGGCGATTGTCAGCGGATATAAGCTGGGTAATCCGCTCGACCCCGAAACAACGCTGGGGCCTATGGCGCACAAGCGTTTCGCCGATGAGGTGCGCGCGCAGACAGCCGAGGCGATCGCGGATGGAGCCAAAGCCCATATCCCAACCTTTGCGGAAGATGACGGTGGCGCCTACCTGACCCCGCAGATTTTGACAAATGTGACCCATGATATGCGTGTGATGCGCGAGGAAAGCTTTGGTCCGATCGTAGGCATCATGTCTGTGAAGGATGACGCAGAGGCGATCAGGCTGATGAATGACAGCGACTTTGGTTTGACGGCATCAGTCTGGACAGGGGATGCGATCCGCGCCGAGGCTATTGCCGACCAAATCGAGACTGGCACAGTTTTCATGAACCGTGCTGACTATCTTGACCCGGGCCTTTGCTGGACGGGATGTAAAAACACCGGACGGGGTGGAGGTCTGTCACTAATAGGCTATCACAATCTGACCCGCCCAAAATCATATCACCTGAAGAAAGCCTGA
- a CDS encoding glutamine synthetase family protein, with product MAGNLTFEALEAAVKDGTIDTVLVCFPDMQGRLMGKRFHGVNFVETSFKETHCCNYLLATDLEMATPDGYAATSWEKGYGDYVMAPDLTTIRVLPWLEGTAMVLCDILDHHTHEPVPHAPRQMLKTQITRLKELGFDAMMATELEFFLFEGSFDDIRKNGYRDLTPISGYNEDYNILQTTKEEGVMRPIRNHLFAAGLPIENSKGEAETGQEELNIRYADALDCADHHTIAKNAIKEIAWQHGHAATFLPKWDHKKVGSSSHVHQSLWKDGAPAFHDPSAELGMSDLMKHYMAGLIAYAPDYTFFLAPYINSYKRFAKGTFAPTKTVWSVDNRTAGFRLCGDGTKGIRAECRIGGSDLNPYLAQAAMLAAGMKGIEDKMELAPPTRGDVYEDAKAQDIPQTLRAATETLRNSAMLRAAMGDDVIDHYTRNAEWEQEEFDRVVTDWEIVRGFERA from the coding sequence ATGGCAGGCAATCTCACGTTTGAGGCACTCGAAGCGGCCGTCAAAGATGGCACGATCGACACCGTTCTGGTCTGCTTTCCTGATATGCAGGGCCGCTTGATGGGGAAACGCTTTCACGGCGTGAATTTTGTCGAGACCTCGTTCAAAGAAACACATTGCTGCAATTACCTGCTGGCCACCGATCTGGAGATGGCCACACCTGACGGCTATGCAGCAACTAGTTGGGAAAAGGGCTATGGCGACTACGTCATGGCGCCTGATCTGACCACAATCCGCGTCTTGCCGTGGCTTGAAGGGACAGCGATGGTCCTGTGCGACATCCTTGATCATCACACGCATGAACCGGTGCCCCACGCCCCGCGTCAGATGCTGAAAACGCAAATCACGCGACTGAAAGAACTTGGCTTTGATGCTATGATGGCCACCGAGTTAGAGTTCTTTTTGTTCGAAGGGTCCTTTGATGATATCCGCAAGAACGGCTATCGTGATTTAACCCCGATCAGCGGCTACAACGAAGACTACAACATCCTGCAAACCACCAAGGAAGAAGGCGTTATGCGCCCGATCCGCAATCATTTGTTTGCCGCTGGCCTGCCGATTGAAAATTCAAAAGGGGAGGCCGAAACTGGCCAGGAAGAGCTGAATATCCGCTATGCAGACGCCCTTGATTGTGCCGATCACCACACGATTGCGAAGAATGCGATCAAGGAAATAGCGTGGCAGCACGGCCATGCCGCGACATTCCTGCCCAAGTGGGACCACAAGAAAGTGGGCAGTTCATCCCATGTGCATCAATCGCTTTGGAAAGATGGTGCGCCTGCGTTCCATGACCCAAGTGCTGAGCTGGGCATGTCTGATCTGATGAAGCACTATATGGCCGGCTTGATCGCCTATGCGCCAGATTATACCTTCTTTTTGGCCCCGTACATCAACAGCTACAAGCGCTTTGCCAAAGGCACATTTGCCCCCACCAAAACGGTCTGGTCAGTAGACAACCGCACCGCTGGTTTCCGTTTGTGTGGTGACGGTACCAAAGGGATCCGTGCTGAATGCAGGATTGGCGGGTCTGACCTAAATCCTTATCTGGCGCAGGCTGCAATGCTGGCTGCGGGCATGAAAGGTATCGAGGACAAGATGGAACTGGCCCCACCAACCCGGGGTGATGTCTATGAAGACGCCAAAGCGCAAGACATCCCACAAACACTGCGCGCTGCAACCGAAACGTTGCGCAACTCGGCCATGCTCCGTGCGGCGATGGGCGACGATGTTATCGATCACTACACCCGTAATGCCGAATGGGAACAAGAAGAATTTGACCGCGTCGTGACCGATTGGGAAATCGTGCGTGGTTTTGAAAGGGCTTAA